Proteins encoded by one window of Epinephelus moara isolate mb chromosome 18, YSFRI_EMoa_1.0, whole genome shotgun sequence:
- the LOC126406023 gene encoding neurexophilin-1: MMRPNRGFILLLLNGTACLVALGQEDDSSSPKSSSDDSSKTVGLLSGQAPLSPLSRWMLHSKSRAANTTSLELPYRSPVPFSKQEFSKQEFWEMLGSDLLKPDASSSRVKRRPIVKTGKFKKMFGWGDFYSNIKTVRLNLLITGKIVDHGNGTFSVYFRHNSTGQGNISVSLVPPVKAVEFDLERQSVVYPKDSKIFNCRVDYEKVDRSKRTSLCNYDPSKTCFQEQIQSHVSWICSKPFKVICIYISFYSTDYRLVQKVCPDYNYHNEMPYLPSG, encoded by the exons ATGATGCGTCCCAACCGCGGCTTCATCTTACTCCTCCTCAACGGAACTGCTTGTTTG GTGGCCCTGGGTCAAGAAGACGACTCCTCCAGCCCCAAGAGCTCTTCAGACGACTCATCCAAGACAGTGGGCCTCCTGAGCGGGCAGGCTCCCCTCTCACCCCTGAGCCGCTGGATGCTTCACAGTAAGAGCAGAGCTGCTAACACCACCTCTCTAGAGCTGCCCTACCGCTCCCCGGTCCCTTTCTCCAAGCAGGAGTTTTCGAAACAGGAGTTCTGGGAGATGTTGGGCAGTGACCTGCTTAAACCCGACGCCTCCAGCTCCAGGGTCAAACGGCGGCCCATCGTTAAAACCGGCAAGTTTAAGAAGATGTTCGGCTGGGGAGACTTCTACTCCAACATCAAGACGGTGAGGCTCAACCTGCTGATCACCGGCAAGATTGTGGACCACGGTAACGGCACGTTCAGCGTCTACTTCCGCCACAACTCCACGGGCCAGGGCAAcatctcagtcagcctggtgcCACCTGTCAAGGCTGTGGAGTTTGACCTGGAGCGCCAGAGCGTGGTCTACCCCAAGGACTCAAAGATCTTCAACTGCCGCGTGGACTATGAGAAGGTGGATCGCAGCAAGCGCACCTCGCTGTGCAACTATGACCCGTCCAAGACCTGCTTCCAGGAGCAGATTCAGAGCCACGTGTCTTGGATTTGCTCCAAGCCTTTCAAGGTCATCTGTATCTACATTTCCTTCTACAGTACGGACTACCGCCTGGTCCAGAAGGTTTGCCCGGACTACAACTACCATAACGAGATGCCCTACCTGCCCTCGGGCTAG